One part of the Syngnathus acus chromosome 17, fSynAcu1.2, whole genome shotgun sequence genome encodes these proteins:
- the LOC119137663 gene encoding transcriptional repressor p66 alpha-like isoform X4, with product MNRPVGGVPWFLNESKNYLINRIFPSLKGMSEEAVRQTRSQKRALERDATPQTTEPHSPDNGSKKPKLEQCQPTAQEAISPKPESELEHDDQSLPGTGSNEEPGQLTPPVESEPVKDEAGHEASSDNQTGRNDRANRELTAEKDVDTVSRLQPTEPKVSAGLLAASEVKATIKVEIQTGEQPVDMSTSKGIKRETRPPSPEEDDDDDVIILSDNDSPSPPMNGLNHLKDLDTDLLMKSSPGERERIIKQLKEELRLEEAKLVLLKKLRQSQLQRDTLQKGSGLSSSSVPPPLICGTIASSKGSQQIVSGRSSSTVIPPPLVRGGQQMSSKHGSQIIMPPLVRGAQQIQALRQQQQQQQQLAASGGGGSGGPPPLLLGARNSAPAGQGQRSMLQAGLIRVGNSANSLGSSGLKISSSGSGVVSLVGAHDSPASRQAAAKLALRKQLEKTLLEIPPPKPPAPEFNFLPSAANNEFIYLVGLEEVVQNLLDTIHRGKTGAPPFKPTLRDPNMCTQCNTDFTCRWRQDKAKGGTVLCEDCMSSNQKKALKAEHTSRLKAAFVKALQQEQEIEQRIIQQTSSSASHGSSSSASSLKAEHLVSQQLKQVRAASMHRGANVIHHHSIKGSPGQLSHSGIRGVPHSFSSSSQLQSAVAAAALVSRPGVTMAYVNPSLSGHKSSASVDARQREYLLDMIPSRSSISQTANTWK from the exons ATGAACAGACCGGTTGGTGGAGTTCCGTGGTTTCtgaatgaaagcaaaaattaCCTTATAAACAGGATCTTCCCATCTTTGAAG GGGATGTCTGAAGAGGCCGTCCGCCAGACGCGCAGCCAGAAGAGGGCGCTGGAGAGGGATGCAACACCGCAGACTACAGAACCTCACAGTCCTGACAATGGAAGCAAAAAGCCCAAGCTGGAGCAGTGTCAACCCACAGCCCAGGAGGCAATTTCACCTAAACCCGAATCAGAACTGGAACATGATGATCAGAGTCTGCCCGGGACTGGATCAAACGAGGAACCGGGGCAGTTGACGCCACCGGTGGAATCTGAGCCAGTGAAAGACGAAGCCGGTCACGAAGCGAGCTCGGACAATCAAACTGGACGGAACGACAGAGCTAATAGGGAGCTGACGGCGGAGAAGGATGTGGATACCGTGAGCCGACTCCAGCCCACAGAGCCCAAAGTGTCCGCTGGCTTGTTGGCTGCCAGCGAGGTGAAGGCTACCATCAAAGTGGAAATCCAGACTGGAGAGCAGCCCGTGGACATGAGCACTTCCAAAGG TATAAAAAGGGAGACACGGCCTCCATCCCCCgaagaggatgatgatgatgacgtcaTCATCTTGTCAGATAACGACTCCCCGAGTCCACCTATGAATGGCCTGAACCACTTGAAGGACCTGGACACAGACCTCCTCATG AAGAGCAGCCCAGGCGAACGGGAGCGCATCATTAAGCAGCTGAAAGAGGAGCTGAGGCTGGAGGAGGCCAAGCTGGTGCTGCTCAAGAAACTCCGACAGAGCCAGTTACAAAGGGACACGCTTCAGAAG GGTTCAGGGCTGTCCAGCTCCTCCGTTCCACCTCCTCTAATATGCGGGACAATTGCAAGCAGCAAAGGCTCACAGCAG ATCGTGTCCGGTAGAAGTTCAAGCACGGTCATACCTCCGCCTTTGGTGCGTGGTGGGCAGCAGATGTCATCTAAACATGGCTCACAGATCATCATGCCACCTCTGGTCAGAGGAGCACAG CAGATCCAGGCTCTccgccagcagcagcagcaacagcagcagctggcAGCCTCTGGAGGTGGTGGCTCAGGGGGGCCGCCTCCCTTGCTGCTGGGTGCCAGGAACTCAGCCCCTGCTGGCCAGGGTCAGAGAAGCATGTTGCAAGCAGGCCTCATCAGAGTTGGAAATTCTGCAAACTCATTG GGCTCATCAGGTTTGAAGATTTCCTCCTCAGGAAGCGGCGTCGTGTCTCTAGTGGGTGCCCATGATAGTCCAGCCAGCCGCCAAGCTGCGGCCAAACTGGCTCTGCGGAAGCAACTCGAGAAGACGCTCCTGGAAATCCCCCCTCCAAAGCCCCCTGCTCCAGAGTTTAACTTCCTTCCTTCAGCAGCCAATAATGAGTTCATCTACCTGGTGGGACTTGAAGAAGTGGTCCAGAACCTGCTGGATACCATTCACAgag GAAAGACGGGGGCGCCTCCATTCAAGCCCACCCTCAGAGACCCCAACATGTGCACCCAGTGCAACACCGACTTCACGTGCAGGTGGAGACAGGACAAGGCCAAAGGAGGCACCGTCCTCTGCGAAGACTGCATGTCCTCCAATCAGAAGAAGGCCCTGAAAGCCGAGCACACCAGCAGGCTTAAAGCCGCGTTTGTCAAAGCGCTGCAGCAAGAGCAGGAAATCGAGCAGCGGATCATTCAGCAGACGTCGTCGTCCGCCTCTCACGGAAGCTCGTCGTCCGCTTCGTCACTGAAGGCGGAGCATCTGGTGTCTCAGCAGCTCAAGCAGGTCCGAGCGGCCTCCATGCACCGAGGGGCCAACGTCATCCACCATCACTCCATCAAG GGCTCCCCGGGCCAGCTCTCCCACAGCGGCATCCGGGGCGTCCCCcactccttctcctcctcctctcagcTGCAGAGCGCCgtggccgccgccgctttgGTCAGCCGGCCAG GTGTGACAATGGCGTACGTGAACCCGAGCCTGAGCGGACACAAGTCCTCGGCCAGCGTAGACGCACGCCAGAGGGAATACCTGCTGGACATGATACCCTCTCGCTCGTCCATCTCGCAGACTGCAAATACGTGGAAATAG
- the LOC119137663 gene encoding transcriptional repressor p66 alpha-like isoform X1, protein MNRPVGGVPWFLNESKNYLINRIFPSLKGMSEEAVRQTRSQKRALERDATPQTTEPHSPDNGSKKPKLEQCQPTAQEAISPKPESELEHDDQSLPGTGSNEEPGQLTPPVESEPVKDEAGHEASSDNQTGRNDRANRELTAEKDVDTVSRLQPTEPKVSAGLLAASEVKATIKVEIQTGEQPVDMSTSKGIKRETRPPSPEEDDDDDVIILSDNDSPSPPMNGLNHLKDLDTDLLMKSSPGERERIIKQLKEELRLEEAKLVLLKKLRQSQLQRDTLQKGSGLSSSSVPPPLICGTIASSKGSQQIVSGRSSSTVIPPPLVRGGQQMSSKHGSQIIMPPLVRGAQQIQALRQQQQQQQQLAASGGGGSGGPPPLLLGARNSAPAGQGQRSMLQAGLIRVGNSANSLGSSGLKISSSGSGVVSLVGAHDSPASRQAAAKLALRKQLEKTLLEIPPPKPPAPEFNFLPSAANNEFIYLVGLEEVVQNLLDTIHRGKTGAPPFKPTLRDPNMCTQCNTDFTCRWRQDKAKGGTVLCEDCMSSNQKKALKAEHTSRLKAAFVKALQQEQEIEQRIIQQTSSSASHGSSSSASSLKAEHLVSQQLKQVRAASMHRGANVIHHHSIKGSPGQLSHSGIRGVPHSFSSSSQLQSAVAAAALVSRPGKHEHVTQRSVQISKVSSSGVGGNRNMSGGSASSTAWKKQSNSNKGVTMAYVNPSLSGHKSSASVDARQREYLLDMIPSRSSISQTANTWK, encoded by the exons ATGAACAGACCGGTTGGTGGAGTTCCGTGGTTTCtgaatgaaagcaaaaattaCCTTATAAACAGGATCTTCCCATCTTTGAAG GGGATGTCTGAAGAGGCCGTCCGCCAGACGCGCAGCCAGAAGAGGGCGCTGGAGAGGGATGCAACACCGCAGACTACAGAACCTCACAGTCCTGACAATGGAAGCAAAAAGCCCAAGCTGGAGCAGTGTCAACCCACAGCCCAGGAGGCAATTTCACCTAAACCCGAATCAGAACTGGAACATGATGATCAGAGTCTGCCCGGGACTGGATCAAACGAGGAACCGGGGCAGTTGACGCCACCGGTGGAATCTGAGCCAGTGAAAGACGAAGCCGGTCACGAAGCGAGCTCGGACAATCAAACTGGACGGAACGACAGAGCTAATAGGGAGCTGACGGCGGAGAAGGATGTGGATACCGTGAGCCGACTCCAGCCCACAGAGCCCAAAGTGTCCGCTGGCTTGTTGGCTGCCAGCGAGGTGAAGGCTACCATCAAAGTGGAAATCCAGACTGGAGAGCAGCCCGTGGACATGAGCACTTCCAAAGG TATAAAAAGGGAGACACGGCCTCCATCCCCCgaagaggatgatgatgatgacgtcaTCATCTTGTCAGATAACGACTCCCCGAGTCCACCTATGAATGGCCTGAACCACTTGAAGGACCTGGACACAGACCTCCTCATG AAGAGCAGCCCAGGCGAACGGGAGCGCATCATTAAGCAGCTGAAAGAGGAGCTGAGGCTGGAGGAGGCCAAGCTGGTGCTGCTCAAGAAACTCCGACAGAGCCAGTTACAAAGGGACACGCTTCAGAAG GGTTCAGGGCTGTCCAGCTCCTCCGTTCCACCTCCTCTAATATGCGGGACAATTGCAAGCAGCAAAGGCTCACAGCAG ATCGTGTCCGGTAGAAGTTCAAGCACGGTCATACCTCCGCCTTTGGTGCGTGGTGGGCAGCAGATGTCATCTAAACATGGCTCACAGATCATCATGCCACCTCTGGTCAGAGGAGCACAG CAGATCCAGGCTCTccgccagcagcagcagcaacagcagcagctggcAGCCTCTGGAGGTGGTGGCTCAGGGGGGCCGCCTCCCTTGCTGCTGGGTGCCAGGAACTCAGCCCCTGCTGGCCAGGGTCAGAGAAGCATGTTGCAAGCAGGCCTCATCAGAGTTGGAAATTCTGCAAACTCATTG GGCTCATCAGGTTTGAAGATTTCCTCCTCAGGAAGCGGCGTCGTGTCTCTAGTGGGTGCCCATGATAGTCCAGCCAGCCGCCAAGCTGCGGCCAAACTGGCTCTGCGGAAGCAACTCGAGAAGACGCTCCTGGAAATCCCCCCTCCAAAGCCCCCTGCTCCAGAGTTTAACTTCCTTCCTTCAGCAGCCAATAATGAGTTCATCTACCTGGTGGGACTTGAAGAAGTGGTCCAGAACCTGCTGGATACCATTCACAgag GAAAGACGGGGGCGCCTCCATTCAAGCCCACCCTCAGAGACCCCAACATGTGCACCCAGTGCAACACCGACTTCACGTGCAGGTGGAGACAGGACAAGGCCAAAGGAGGCACCGTCCTCTGCGAAGACTGCATGTCCTCCAATCAGAAGAAGGCCCTGAAAGCCGAGCACACCAGCAGGCTTAAAGCCGCGTTTGTCAAAGCGCTGCAGCAAGAGCAGGAAATCGAGCAGCGGATCATTCAGCAGACGTCGTCGTCCGCCTCTCACGGAAGCTCGTCGTCCGCTTCGTCACTGAAGGCGGAGCATCTGGTGTCTCAGCAGCTCAAGCAGGTCCGAGCGGCCTCCATGCACCGAGGGGCCAACGTCATCCACCATCACTCCATCAAG GGCTCCCCGGGCCAGCTCTCCCACAGCGGCATCCGGGGCGTCCCCcactccttctcctcctcctctcagcTGCAGAGCGCCgtggccgccgccgctttgGTCAGCCGGCCAGGTAAGCACGAGCATGTGACCCAGCGCTCTGTCCAGATTTCAaaagtgagcagcagcggagTCGGCGGCAACAGGAATATGAGCGGAGGTAGTGCCTCATCCACTGCATGGAAGAAGCagagcaacagcaacaaaG GTGTGACAATGGCGTACGTGAACCCGAGCCTGAGCGGACACAAGTCCTCGGCCAGCGTAGACGCACGCCAGAGGGAATACCTGCTGGACATGATACCCTCTCGCTCGTCCATCTCGCAGACTGCAAATACGTGGAAATAG
- the LOC119137663 gene encoding transcriptional repressor p66 alpha-like isoform X3, whose product MNRPVGGVPWFLNESKNYLINRIFPSLKGMSEEAVRQTRSQKRALERDATPQTTEPHSPDNGSKKPKLEQCQPTAQEAISPKPESELEHDDQSLPGTGSNEEPGQLTPPVESEPVKDEAGHEASSDNQTGRNDRANRELTAEKDVDTVSRLQPTEPKVSAGLLAASEVKATIKVEIQTGEQPVDMSTSKGIKRETRPPSPEEDDDDDVIILSDNDSPSPPMNGLNHLKDLDTDLLMKSSPGERERIIKQLKEELRLEEAKLVLLKKLRQSQLQRDTLQKIVSGRSSSTVIPPPLVRGGQQMSSKHGSQIIMPPLVRGAQQIQALRQQQQQQQQLAASGGGGSGGPPPLLLGARNSAPAGQGQRSMLQAGLIRVGNSANSLGSSGLKISSSGSGVVSLVGAHDSPASRQAAAKLALRKQLEKTLLEIPPPKPPAPEFNFLPSAANNEFIYLVGLEEVVQNLLDTIHRGKTGAPPFKPTLRDPNMCTQCNTDFTCRWRQDKAKGGTVLCEDCMSSNQKKALKAEHTSRLKAAFVKALQQEQEIEQRIIQQTSSSASHGSSSSASSLKAEHLVSQQLKQVRAASMHRGANVIHHHSIKGSPGQLSHSGIRGVPHSFSSSSQLQSAVAAAALVSRPGKHEHVTQRSVQISKVSSSGVGGNRNMSGGSASSTAWKKQSNSNKGVTMAYVNPSLSGHKSSASVDARQREYLLDMIPSRSSISQTANTWK is encoded by the exons ATGAACAGACCGGTTGGTGGAGTTCCGTGGTTTCtgaatgaaagcaaaaattaCCTTATAAACAGGATCTTCCCATCTTTGAAG GGGATGTCTGAAGAGGCCGTCCGCCAGACGCGCAGCCAGAAGAGGGCGCTGGAGAGGGATGCAACACCGCAGACTACAGAACCTCACAGTCCTGACAATGGAAGCAAAAAGCCCAAGCTGGAGCAGTGTCAACCCACAGCCCAGGAGGCAATTTCACCTAAACCCGAATCAGAACTGGAACATGATGATCAGAGTCTGCCCGGGACTGGATCAAACGAGGAACCGGGGCAGTTGACGCCACCGGTGGAATCTGAGCCAGTGAAAGACGAAGCCGGTCACGAAGCGAGCTCGGACAATCAAACTGGACGGAACGACAGAGCTAATAGGGAGCTGACGGCGGAGAAGGATGTGGATACCGTGAGCCGACTCCAGCCCACAGAGCCCAAAGTGTCCGCTGGCTTGTTGGCTGCCAGCGAGGTGAAGGCTACCATCAAAGTGGAAATCCAGACTGGAGAGCAGCCCGTGGACATGAGCACTTCCAAAGG TATAAAAAGGGAGACACGGCCTCCATCCCCCgaagaggatgatgatgatgacgtcaTCATCTTGTCAGATAACGACTCCCCGAGTCCACCTATGAATGGCCTGAACCACTTGAAGGACCTGGACACAGACCTCCTCATG AAGAGCAGCCCAGGCGAACGGGAGCGCATCATTAAGCAGCTGAAAGAGGAGCTGAGGCTGGAGGAGGCCAAGCTGGTGCTGCTCAAGAAACTCCGACAGAGCCAGTTACAAAGGGACACGCTTCAGAAG ATCGTGTCCGGTAGAAGTTCAAGCACGGTCATACCTCCGCCTTTGGTGCGTGGTGGGCAGCAGATGTCATCTAAACATGGCTCACAGATCATCATGCCACCTCTGGTCAGAGGAGCACAG CAGATCCAGGCTCTccgccagcagcagcagcaacagcagcagctggcAGCCTCTGGAGGTGGTGGCTCAGGGGGGCCGCCTCCCTTGCTGCTGGGTGCCAGGAACTCAGCCCCTGCTGGCCAGGGTCAGAGAAGCATGTTGCAAGCAGGCCTCATCAGAGTTGGAAATTCTGCAAACTCATTG GGCTCATCAGGTTTGAAGATTTCCTCCTCAGGAAGCGGCGTCGTGTCTCTAGTGGGTGCCCATGATAGTCCAGCCAGCCGCCAAGCTGCGGCCAAACTGGCTCTGCGGAAGCAACTCGAGAAGACGCTCCTGGAAATCCCCCCTCCAAAGCCCCCTGCTCCAGAGTTTAACTTCCTTCCTTCAGCAGCCAATAATGAGTTCATCTACCTGGTGGGACTTGAAGAAGTGGTCCAGAACCTGCTGGATACCATTCACAgag GAAAGACGGGGGCGCCTCCATTCAAGCCCACCCTCAGAGACCCCAACATGTGCACCCAGTGCAACACCGACTTCACGTGCAGGTGGAGACAGGACAAGGCCAAAGGAGGCACCGTCCTCTGCGAAGACTGCATGTCCTCCAATCAGAAGAAGGCCCTGAAAGCCGAGCACACCAGCAGGCTTAAAGCCGCGTTTGTCAAAGCGCTGCAGCAAGAGCAGGAAATCGAGCAGCGGATCATTCAGCAGACGTCGTCGTCCGCCTCTCACGGAAGCTCGTCGTCCGCTTCGTCACTGAAGGCGGAGCATCTGGTGTCTCAGCAGCTCAAGCAGGTCCGAGCGGCCTCCATGCACCGAGGGGCCAACGTCATCCACCATCACTCCATCAAG GGCTCCCCGGGCCAGCTCTCCCACAGCGGCATCCGGGGCGTCCCCcactccttctcctcctcctctcagcTGCAGAGCGCCgtggccgccgccgctttgGTCAGCCGGCCAGGTAAGCACGAGCATGTGACCCAGCGCTCTGTCCAGATTTCAaaagtgagcagcagcggagTCGGCGGCAACAGGAATATGAGCGGAGGTAGTGCCTCATCCACTGCATGGAAGAAGCagagcaacagcaacaaaG GTGTGACAATGGCGTACGTGAACCCGAGCCTGAGCGGACACAAGTCCTCGGCCAGCGTAGACGCACGCCAGAGGGAATACCTGCTGGACATGATACCCTCTCGCTCGTCCATCTCGCAGACTGCAAATACGTGGAAATAG
- the LOC119137663 gene encoding transcriptional repressor p66 alpha-like isoform X5 produces MSEEAVRQTRSQKRALERDATPQTTEPHSPDNGSKKPKLEQCQPTAQEAISPKPESELEHDDQSLPGTGSNEEPGQLTPPVESEPVKDEAGHEASSDNQTGRNDRANRELTAEKDVDTVSRLQPTEPKVSAGLLAASEVKATIKVEIQTGEQPVDMSTSKGIKRETRPPSPEEDDDDDVIILSDNDSPSPPMNGLNHLKDLDTDLLMKSSPGERERIIKQLKEELRLEEAKLVLLKKLRQSQLQRDTLQKGSGLSSSSVPPPLICGTIASSKGSQQIVSGRSSSTVIPPPLVRGGQQMSSKHGSQIIMPPLVRGAQQIQALRQQQQQQQQLAASGGGGSGGPPPLLLGARNSAPAGQGQRSMLQAGLIRVGNSANSLGSSGLKISSSGSGVVSLVGAHDSPASRQAAAKLALRKQLEKTLLEIPPPKPPAPEFNFLPSAANNEFIYLVGLEEVVQNLLDTIHRGKTGAPPFKPTLRDPNMCTQCNTDFTCRWRQDKAKGGTVLCEDCMSSNQKKALKAEHTSRLKAAFVKALQQEQEIEQRIIQQTSSSASHGSSSSASSLKAEHLVSQQLKQVRAASMHRGANVIHHHSIKGSPGQLSHSGIRGVPHSFSSSSQLQSAVAAAALVSRPGKHEHVTQRSVQISKVSSSGVGGNRNMSGGSASSTAWKKQSNSNKGVTMAYVNPSLSGHKSSASVDARQREYLLDMIPSRSSISQTANTWK; encoded by the exons ATGTCTGAAGAGGCCGTCCGCCAGACGCGCAGCCAGAAGAGGGCGCTGGAGAGGGATGCAACACCGCAGACTACAGAACCTCACAGTCCTGACAATGGAAGCAAAAAGCCCAAGCTGGAGCAGTGTCAACCCACAGCCCAGGAGGCAATTTCACCTAAACCCGAATCAGAACTGGAACATGATGATCAGAGTCTGCCCGGGACTGGATCAAACGAGGAACCGGGGCAGTTGACGCCACCGGTGGAATCTGAGCCAGTGAAAGACGAAGCCGGTCACGAAGCGAGCTCGGACAATCAAACTGGACGGAACGACAGAGCTAATAGGGAGCTGACGGCGGAGAAGGATGTGGATACCGTGAGCCGACTCCAGCCCACAGAGCCCAAAGTGTCCGCTGGCTTGTTGGCTGCCAGCGAGGTGAAGGCTACCATCAAAGTGGAAATCCAGACTGGAGAGCAGCCCGTGGACATGAGCACTTCCAAAGG TATAAAAAGGGAGACACGGCCTCCATCCCCCgaagaggatgatgatgatgacgtcaTCATCTTGTCAGATAACGACTCCCCGAGTCCACCTATGAATGGCCTGAACCACTTGAAGGACCTGGACACAGACCTCCTCATG AAGAGCAGCCCAGGCGAACGGGAGCGCATCATTAAGCAGCTGAAAGAGGAGCTGAGGCTGGAGGAGGCCAAGCTGGTGCTGCTCAAGAAACTCCGACAGAGCCAGTTACAAAGGGACACGCTTCAGAAG GGTTCAGGGCTGTCCAGCTCCTCCGTTCCACCTCCTCTAATATGCGGGACAATTGCAAGCAGCAAAGGCTCACAGCAG ATCGTGTCCGGTAGAAGTTCAAGCACGGTCATACCTCCGCCTTTGGTGCGTGGTGGGCAGCAGATGTCATCTAAACATGGCTCACAGATCATCATGCCACCTCTGGTCAGAGGAGCACAG CAGATCCAGGCTCTccgccagcagcagcagcaacagcagcagctggcAGCCTCTGGAGGTGGTGGCTCAGGGGGGCCGCCTCCCTTGCTGCTGGGTGCCAGGAACTCAGCCCCTGCTGGCCAGGGTCAGAGAAGCATGTTGCAAGCAGGCCTCATCAGAGTTGGAAATTCTGCAAACTCATTG GGCTCATCAGGTTTGAAGATTTCCTCCTCAGGAAGCGGCGTCGTGTCTCTAGTGGGTGCCCATGATAGTCCAGCCAGCCGCCAAGCTGCGGCCAAACTGGCTCTGCGGAAGCAACTCGAGAAGACGCTCCTGGAAATCCCCCCTCCAAAGCCCCCTGCTCCAGAGTTTAACTTCCTTCCTTCAGCAGCCAATAATGAGTTCATCTACCTGGTGGGACTTGAAGAAGTGGTCCAGAACCTGCTGGATACCATTCACAgag GAAAGACGGGGGCGCCTCCATTCAAGCCCACCCTCAGAGACCCCAACATGTGCACCCAGTGCAACACCGACTTCACGTGCAGGTGGAGACAGGACAAGGCCAAAGGAGGCACCGTCCTCTGCGAAGACTGCATGTCCTCCAATCAGAAGAAGGCCCTGAAAGCCGAGCACACCAGCAGGCTTAAAGCCGCGTTTGTCAAAGCGCTGCAGCAAGAGCAGGAAATCGAGCAGCGGATCATTCAGCAGACGTCGTCGTCCGCCTCTCACGGAAGCTCGTCGTCCGCTTCGTCACTGAAGGCGGAGCATCTGGTGTCTCAGCAGCTCAAGCAGGTCCGAGCGGCCTCCATGCACCGAGGGGCCAACGTCATCCACCATCACTCCATCAAG GGCTCCCCGGGCCAGCTCTCCCACAGCGGCATCCGGGGCGTCCCCcactccttctcctcctcctctcagcTGCAGAGCGCCgtggccgccgccgctttgGTCAGCCGGCCAGGTAAGCACGAGCATGTGACCCAGCGCTCTGTCCAGATTTCAaaagtgagcagcagcggagTCGGCGGCAACAGGAATATGAGCGGAGGTAGTGCCTCATCCACTGCATGGAAGAAGCagagcaacagcaacaaaG GTGTGACAATGGCGTACGTGAACCCGAGCCTGAGCGGACACAAGTCCTCGGCCAGCGTAGACGCACGCCAGAGGGAATACCTGCTGGACATGATACCCTCTCGCTCGTCCATCTCGCAGACTGCAAATACGTGGAAATAG
- the LOC119137663 gene encoding transcriptional repressor p66 alpha-like isoform X2, giving the protein MNRPVGGVPWFLNESKNYLINRIFPSLKGMSEEAVRQTRSQKRALERDATPQTTEPHSPDNGSKKPKLEQCQPTAQEAISPKPESELEHDDQSLPGTGSNEEPGQLTPPVESEPVKDEAGHEASSDNQTGRNDRANRELTAEKDVDTVSRLQPTEPKVSAGLLAASEVKATIKVEIQTGEQPVDMSTSKGIKRETRPPSPEEDDDDDVIILSDNDSPSPPMNGLNHLKDLDTDLLMKSSPGERERIIKQLKEELRLEEAKLVLLKKLRQSQLQRDTLQKGSGLSSSSVPPPLICGTIASSKGSQQIVSGRSSSTVIPPPLVRGGQQMSSKHGSQIIMPPLVRGAQIQALRQQQQQQQQLAASGGGGSGGPPPLLLGARNSAPAGQGQRSMLQAGLIRVGNSANSLGSSGLKISSSGSGVVSLVGAHDSPASRQAAAKLALRKQLEKTLLEIPPPKPPAPEFNFLPSAANNEFIYLVGLEEVVQNLLDTIHRGKTGAPPFKPTLRDPNMCTQCNTDFTCRWRQDKAKGGTVLCEDCMSSNQKKALKAEHTSRLKAAFVKALQQEQEIEQRIIQQTSSSASHGSSSSASSLKAEHLVSQQLKQVRAASMHRGANVIHHHSIKGSPGQLSHSGIRGVPHSFSSSSQLQSAVAAAALVSRPGKHEHVTQRSVQISKVSSSGVGGNRNMSGGSASSTAWKKQSNSNKGVTMAYVNPSLSGHKSSASVDARQREYLLDMIPSRSSISQTANTWK; this is encoded by the exons ATGAACAGACCGGTTGGTGGAGTTCCGTGGTTTCtgaatgaaagcaaaaattaCCTTATAAACAGGATCTTCCCATCTTTGAAG GGGATGTCTGAAGAGGCCGTCCGCCAGACGCGCAGCCAGAAGAGGGCGCTGGAGAGGGATGCAACACCGCAGACTACAGAACCTCACAGTCCTGACAATGGAAGCAAAAAGCCCAAGCTGGAGCAGTGTCAACCCACAGCCCAGGAGGCAATTTCACCTAAACCCGAATCAGAACTGGAACATGATGATCAGAGTCTGCCCGGGACTGGATCAAACGAGGAACCGGGGCAGTTGACGCCACCGGTGGAATCTGAGCCAGTGAAAGACGAAGCCGGTCACGAAGCGAGCTCGGACAATCAAACTGGACGGAACGACAGAGCTAATAGGGAGCTGACGGCGGAGAAGGATGTGGATACCGTGAGCCGACTCCAGCCCACAGAGCCCAAAGTGTCCGCTGGCTTGTTGGCTGCCAGCGAGGTGAAGGCTACCATCAAAGTGGAAATCCAGACTGGAGAGCAGCCCGTGGACATGAGCACTTCCAAAGG TATAAAAAGGGAGACACGGCCTCCATCCCCCgaagaggatgatgatgatgacgtcaTCATCTTGTCAGATAACGACTCCCCGAGTCCACCTATGAATGGCCTGAACCACTTGAAGGACCTGGACACAGACCTCCTCATG AAGAGCAGCCCAGGCGAACGGGAGCGCATCATTAAGCAGCTGAAAGAGGAGCTGAGGCTGGAGGAGGCCAAGCTGGTGCTGCTCAAGAAACTCCGACAGAGCCAGTTACAAAGGGACACGCTTCAGAAG GGTTCAGGGCTGTCCAGCTCCTCCGTTCCACCTCCTCTAATATGCGGGACAATTGCAAGCAGCAAAGGCTCACAGCAG ATCGTGTCCGGTAGAAGTTCAAGCACGGTCATACCTCCGCCTTTGGTGCGTGGTGGGCAGCAGATGTCATCTAAACATGGCTCACAGATCATCATGCCACCTCTGGTCAGAGGAGCACAG ATCCAGGCTCTccgccagcagcagcagcaacagcagcagctggcAGCCTCTGGAGGTGGTGGCTCAGGGGGGCCGCCTCCCTTGCTGCTGGGTGCCAGGAACTCAGCCCCTGCTGGCCAGGGTCAGAGAAGCATGTTGCAAGCAGGCCTCATCAGAGTTGGAAATTCTGCAAACTCATTG GGCTCATCAGGTTTGAAGATTTCCTCCTCAGGAAGCGGCGTCGTGTCTCTAGTGGGTGCCCATGATAGTCCAGCCAGCCGCCAAGCTGCGGCCAAACTGGCTCTGCGGAAGCAACTCGAGAAGACGCTCCTGGAAATCCCCCCTCCAAAGCCCCCTGCTCCAGAGTTTAACTTCCTTCCTTCAGCAGCCAATAATGAGTTCATCTACCTGGTGGGACTTGAAGAAGTGGTCCAGAACCTGCTGGATACCATTCACAgag GAAAGACGGGGGCGCCTCCATTCAAGCCCACCCTCAGAGACCCCAACATGTGCACCCAGTGCAACACCGACTTCACGTGCAGGTGGAGACAGGACAAGGCCAAAGGAGGCACCGTCCTCTGCGAAGACTGCATGTCCTCCAATCAGAAGAAGGCCCTGAAAGCCGAGCACACCAGCAGGCTTAAAGCCGCGTTTGTCAAAGCGCTGCAGCAAGAGCAGGAAATCGAGCAGCGGATCATTCAGCAGACGTCGTCGTCCGCCTCTCACGGAAGCTCGTCGTCCGCTTCGTCACTGAAGGCGGAGCATCTGGTGTCTCAGCAGCTCAAGCAGGTCCGAGCGGCCTCCATGCACCGAGGGGCCAACGTCATCCACCATCACTCCATCAAG GGCTCCCCGGGCCAGCTCTCCCACAGCGGCATCCGGGGCGTCCCCcactccttctcctcctcctctcagcTGCAGAGCGCCgtggccgccgccgctttgGTCAGCCGGCCAGGTAAGCACGAGCATGTGACCCAGCGCTCTGTCCAGATTTCAaaagtgagcagcagcggagTCGGCGGCAACAGGAATATGAGCGGAGGTAGTGCCTCATCCACTGCATGGAAGAAGCagagcaacagcaacaaaG GTGTGACAATGGCGTACGTGAACCCGAGCCTGAGCGGACACAAGTCCTCGGCCAGCGTAGACGCACGCCAGAGGGAATACCTGCTGGACATGATACCCTCTCGCTCGTCCATCTCGCAGACTGCAAATACGTGGAAATAG